The Flavobacteriales bacterium genome has a segment encoding these proteins:
- a CDS encoding type IX secretion system membrane protein PorP/SprF: MKKLILSITLFVVGASVYAQQDAQFTQNMFNKLAINPGYAGANGGICFTLLSRTQWTGFDGHPQTHLFSTDALIFNKHGVGLTVFQDKLGIESSLVAKLAYSYHLTLGPGSLGIGLDAGMLNKSFGTGFIAVDDPTLDPSIPNSGTSASTFDLGVGLYYNIPNKMYVGISTLHLTASELKDVADAGGAGALNYAQSRHYYIMAGYDWDINGSGKWVLKPSILAKTDAASTQLDVNALMMYNNLLWGGVSYRIEDAIAVLAGVNIPQLPGLKIGASYDITTSTLGDYSNGSLEFMIKYCTNISKPAKREVYHSVRFL, encoded by the coding sequence ATGAAGAAACTTATTCTTTCTATTACTTTATTTGTTGTTGGTGCTAGCGTCTATGCACAACAAGATGCACAATTCACTCAAAACATGTTTAATAAATTAGCCATTAACCCTGGTTATGCCGGAGCTAATGGAGGTATTTGTTTTACATTGTTAAGTAGAACACAGTGGACTGGCTTTGATGGGCATCCACAAACACATTTATTTAGTACTGATGCATTAATTTTTAATAAGCATGGTGTAGGATTAACTGTTTTTCAAGATAAATTAGGTATTGAAAGTTCATTAGTTGCTAAATTGGCATATTCTTATCATTTAACTTTAGGACCTGGTTCTTTAGGTATAGGTCTTGATGCAGGGATGTTAAATAAGTCTTTTGGTACTGGTTTTATAGCTGTAGACGATCCAACATTAGATCCCTCAATACCTAATAGTGGTACTTCAGCGAGTACCTTTGATTTGGGTGTAGGTTTGTACTATAACATTCCAAATAAAATGTATGTGGGTATTTCTACTTTGCATTTAACGGCTTCAGAGCTAAAAGATGTAGCTGATGCTGGTGGTGCTGGTGCTTTAAATTATGCACAGTCTCGTCACTACTATATTATGGCGGGTTATGACTGGGATATTAATGGTAGTGGAAAATGGGTTCTTAAACCATCTATCTTAGCTAAAACTGATGCTGCATCAACGCAGTTGGATGTAAATGCTTTGATGATGTACAATAATTTATTGTGGGGAGGCGTTTCTTATAGAATAGAAGATGCTATTGCTGTATTGGCTGGAGTAAACATTCCTCAACTGCCAGGATTAAAAATAGGAGCTTCTTATGATATTACGACGTCTACTTTGGGAGATTATAGTAATGGTAGTTTAGAGTTTATGATTAAATATTGTACAAATATATCTAAGCCTGCAAAAAGAGAAGTTTATCATTCAGTAAGATTTTTATAA
- a CDS encoding SUMF1/EgtB/PvdO family nonheme iron enzyme: protein MKRILILITITILYSCSKGNGELIGVQGREEWYQPDPFGMLFIPMGSYNMGPSDQDVPYALTAQSRTVSVQAFYMDQTEISNNEYRQFVFWVRDSLARRIMAEEVDEEAFSISENGYGEEIDPPVLNWYEKLKWDSPEAREALEPMFYIPSERFYNRRELDARKLMYEYYWIDYKRAALRESRDSEDHPFSMDRSKFIMRDVINVYPDTLAWIHDFTYSFNEPMTKNYFWHPAYDDYPVVGVSWKQATAFCIWRTQLLESFLIENGGIIVNDFRLPTESEWEWAARGGLDLSPYPWGGPYIRNSRGCFLGNFKPMRGNYIDDGGFHTVKINSYNPNDYGLYCMAGNVAEWTSNAFDESAYNFAHDLNPDYTYDANENDPPSLKRKVIRGGSWKDVGYYLQTGTRTYEYQDTAKCYIGFRCVMTYLGRAKDDNL, encoded by the coding sequence ATGAAACGAATATTAATTTTAATAACAATTACTATACTTTACTCATGTAGTAAAGGAAATGGTGAGTTGATTGGAGTTCAAGGTAGAGAGGAATGGTATCAACCAGATCCTTTTGGAATGCTTTTTATTCCTATGGGTAGTTACAATATGGGTCCATCAGATCAAGATGTTCCTTATGCGCTTACAGCTCAATCAAGAACGGTTTCTGTTCAAGCATTCTATATGGATCAGACAGAAATTTCTAACAACGAGTATCGTCAGTTTGTTTTTTGGGTTAGGGATTCCTTAGCTCGAAGAATTATGGCTGAAGAAGTAGATGAAGAGGCGTTTTCAATTTCTGAAAATGGATATGGTGAAGAGATTGACCCTCCAGTATTAAATTGGTATGAGAAGTTAAAATGGGATTCTCCTGAAGCAAGAGAAGCTTTAGAGCCAATGTTCTATATTCCTTCTGAAAGGTTTTATAATAGAAGAGAACTTGATGCAAGAAAACTGATGTATGAATATTACTGGATTGATTATAAGAGAGCTGCTTTAAGAGAAAGTAGAGATTCAGAAGATCATCCGTTTAGTATGGATCGCTCTAAGTTTATTATGAGAGATGTAATTAATGTGTATCCAGATACATTAGCTTGGATTCATGATTTTACATATTCATTTAACGAACCAATGACCAAAAACTATTTTTGGCATCCAGCTTATGATGATTATCCAGTAGTTGGTGTTTCTTGGAAACAAGCTACTGCGTTCTGTATTTGGAGAACTCAGTTATTAGAAAGTTTCTTGATTGAAAATGGAGGGATTATTGTTAACGATTTCAGGTTGCCTACAGAATCAGAGTGGGAGTGGGCTGCAAGAGGTGGCTTAGATTTGAGTCCTTATCCTTGGGGTGGGCCTTATATTAGAAATAGTAGAGGTTGTTTCTTAGGAAACTTTAAACCAATGAGAGGTAACTATATTGATGATGGTGGTTTTCATACAGTTAAAATAAATTCATATAACCCAAATGATTATGGTTTATATTGTATGGCTGGTAATGTAGCAGAATGGACAAGTAATGCTTTTGATGAGTCTGCATATAATTTTGCTCATGATTTGAACCCTGACTATACTTATGATGCAAATGAAAATGATCCTCCTTCTTTAAAAAGAAAGGTAATAAGAGGTGGCTCATGGAAAGATGTTGGGTACTATCTTCAAACTGGAACACGTACTTACGAGTATCAAGATACAGCGAAATGTTATATCGGATTTAGATGTGTGATGACTTATTTGGGAAGAGCGAAAGACGATAATTTATAA
- the gldL gene encoding gliding motility protein GldL: MGLLYGMGAAVVIVGAMFKIMHWPGAGPMLVIGLSTEAIIFAVSAFEPAHMDLDWTLVYPELAGMDEGHGHGASISNKPVTEQLDDMLTEAKIGPELIESLGVGLRKLGDNASKLSEISDASVATNDYTNSLKSASNKVSELADTYAQASQALTGLSDAAQSGTSTGEELQKMASTLEALNRSYEVQLSGSQQQAQTMTTMYEGINALMTNLTDSVEDTKRYKENISELSVNLAKLNTVYGNMLTAMTVRS, encoded by the coding sequence ATGGGTCTCCTTTATGGTATGGGAGCCGCAGTAGTAATTGTTGGTGCAATGTTTAAAATTATGCACTGGCCTGGTGCTGGACCAATGCTTGTAATTGGACTGAGTACTGAAGCTATTATTTTTGCTGTGTCAGCATTCGAACCTGCTCACATGGATCTAGATTGGACATTAGTATATCCAGAATTAGCTGGTATGGATGAAGGTCATGGTCATGGTGCATCGATTTCTAACAAACCAGTAACAGAGCAATTAGATGATATGTTAACTGAAGCTAAGATTGGACCTGAATTAATTGAAAGTTTAGGTGTTGGATTAAGAAAATTAGGTGATAACGCTAGTAAATTATCTGAGATATCGGATGCTTCTGTTGCGACTAATGATTATACGAATAGTTTAAAATCTGCATCTAATAAAGTAAGCGAATTAGCTGATACTTATGCTCAGGCATCACAAGCTTTAACAGGATTGTCAGATGCTGCACAGTCAGGAACTTCAACTGGTGAAGAGTTACAAAAAATGGCATCTACTTTAGAAGCACTTAACAGATCTTATGAAGTACAATTGTCAGGCTCTCAACAACAAGCTCAAACAATGACTACAATGTATGAAGGTATAAATGCATTGATGACTAATTTGACTGATTCTGTTGAAGATACTAAACGATATAAAGAAAATATTTCTGAATTATCTGTAAACTTAGCTAAGTTGAATACTGTTTATGGAAATATGTTAACTGCTATGACAGTTAGATCTTAA
- the gldM gene encoding gliding motility protein GldM, with product MAGGKLPPRQKMIGMMYLVLTALLAMNVSKDILDAFIVVNDGIENSTSTFGDKTSMYYSKFAAAALDSETAKPYKVKADKVKKMSDELYDHISNLKKQIVGTTDKLPEGSVDSLYKLKNVQSKDNYDTPTLVMGLAEPSTPKDGEWSAVDLKKRINAYRDGLLELFSENKEAQELMKKSLATLDTPDPKPGSGDDKNWESANFYHVPLAAVVTILSKIQSDVRSAEAEAVAKLYENIDASGVSFSKVDGFAYAKRAYVMDGDSFAAQIFTAAYNDLDNPDIFIGAFDSSAVANGETDENKIMKGSKGEGWASTKNGGWFQLQSVEAGKGHLKIKEGVGIHEWGGIIKVKTKKGPKIYPFSHTFEVGKPSTTVAAAAMNVFYMGIDNPVSVSAPMPNFKASAPGLRQSGGAGQYIMRPTAIGKVNINVTGTDDNGKTVNLGSTEFRVKKIPDPVPYIAGKTGSCTMSKSDLASGVIQAKMEGFEFDLRVQVSSFNLGTTVSGDYKEVSVSGSRMDGAAQALISKASRGQRFYVEKMKVKMPDGSTRELANINIRVI from the coding sequence ATGGCTGGAGGTAAACTACCACCGCGGCAGAAGATGATTGGTATGATGTACCTTGTATTAACTGCCCTGTTAGCAATGAACGTTTCTAAAGATATTCTTGATGCATTTATCGTAGTGAACGATGGTATTGAGAATTCGACTTCAACTTTTGGAGATAAAACGAGTATGTACTATTCTAAATTTGCTGCGGCTGCTTTAGATAGTGAAACTGCAAAACCTTATAAAGTAAAAGCTGACAAAGTTAAAAAAATGTCAGACGAACTTTATGATCATATTTCAAATTTAAAAAAACAAATAGTTGGAACAACGGATAAATTGCCTGAAGGATCAGTAGATTCTTTGTACAAATTAAAGAATGTTCAAAGTAAGGATAATTATGATACTCCAACACTTGTGATGGGTTTAGCTGAACCTTCAACTCCCAAAGATGGAGAATGGAGTGCAGTAGATTTGAAAAAAAGAATTAATGCATACAGAGATGGATTGTTAGAATTGTTTTCTGAAAATAAAGAAGCACAAGAATTAATGAAGAAATCTTTAGCTACTTTGGATACACCAGACCCTAAACCAGGTTCTGGTGATGATAAAAATTGGGAAAGTGCAAACTTTTATCATGTTCCTTTAGCTGCTGTAGTTACAATATTGTCAAAAATACAATCTGATGTTAGAAGTGCTGAAGCAGAAGCTGTTGCAAAATTATATGAGAATATTGATGCTTCAGGTGTTTCATTTAGTAAAGTAGATGGTTTTGCATACGCAAAACGTGCTTATGTAATGGATGGAGATTCTTTTGCTGCTCAAATATTTACTGCTGCATATAATGATTTGGATAATCCAGATATATTTATTGGAGCATTTGATAGCTCTGCTGTTGCAAATGGAGAAACTGATGAGAATAAAATCATGAAAGGCTCTAAAGGCGAAGGTTGGGCTTCAACTAAAAATGGTGGTTGGTTTCAATTACAAAGTGTTGAAGCTGGAAAAGGACATTTAAAAATTAAAGAAGGAGTTGGTATTCATGAGTGGGGAGGTATTATTAAGGTAAAAACTAAAAAAGGTCCAAAAATTTATCCATTTTCTCATACTTTTGAAGTTGGTAAGCCTTCTACAACTGTAGCAGCAGCAGCTATGAACGTGTTTTATATGGGGATCGATAATCCAGTTTCTGTTTCGGCTCCAATGCCAAACTTTAAAGCTTCTGCGCCTGGATTGAGACAATCTGGAGGTGCTGGTCAGTATATTATGAGACCTACCGCAATTGGAAAAGTTAACATTAATGTGACTGGAACAGACGATAATGGTAAAACTGTTAACTTGGGGTCTACCGAATTTAGGGTTAAGAAAATTCCTGATCCAGTTCCATATATTGCTGGGAAAACAGGTTCTTGTACTATGTCAAAAAGTGATTTAGCAAGTGGTGTTATCCAAGCTAAAATGGAAGGGTTTGAGTTTGATTTAAGAGTACAAGTTAGTTCTTTCAACTTAGGTACTACGGTTTCTGGTGATTATAAGGAAGTTTCAGTATCTGGAAGTAGAATGGATGGAGCAGCTCAAGCTTTAATTTCAAAAGCTAGTCGTGGACAACGATTTTATGTTGAGAAAATGAAAGTTAAAATGCCAGACGGCTCAACACGTGAGCTTGCAAACATTAACATTAGAGTAATTTAA
- the gldN gene encoding gliding motility protein GldN produces MTRKLILIVICTFCFTAIFAQNKVLDKPWIKENTPTRRVVPYTHVREADVMWHRRIWRVIDLREKINQPLYYPIQKIQDRKSLFDVLKEGVLEGTITAYSDADDEFTVQLTKAEAKNRMGFWKETKQYDDFGEEIFGAADSTYEEYESIDVVEYRIKEDWFFDRERSIMDVRIIGIAPALNIIDQSTGESKGKQLMFWVYFPEARYVFANYDVYNRQNDAENRTFDDIFWKRMFNSYIVKRSNVYDRNNKDYLKGLDLILESDNIKEDMFNLEHDMWHF; encoded by the coding sequence ATGACACGTAAATTAATATTAATAGTTATCTGTACATTTTGTTTTACTGCAATATTTGCACAAAACAAAGTTTTAGATAAACCATGGATAAAAGAGAACACTCCAACTAGAAGAGTTGTTCCATACACTCACGTCAGAGAAGCTGATGTGATGTGGCATAGACGTATTTGGAGGGTTATTGATTTGCGTGAAAAAATTAATCAACCATTGTACTATCCTATTCAAAAAATACAAGATAGAAAAAGTTTATTTGATGTTCTCAAAGAAGGTGTTTTGGAAGGAACTATTACAGCTTATAGCGATGCTGATGACGAATTTACTGTTCAGTTGACTAAGGCTGAAGCAAAAAATCGTATGGGATTCTGGAAAGAAACTAAACAATACGATGATTTTGGTGAGGAAATATTTGGAGCAGCAGATTCTACTTATGAAGAATATGAATCTATTGATGTTGTTGAATATAGAATTAAGGAAGATTGGTTTTTTGATAGAGAACGTTCTATTATGGATGTTCGCATAATAGGAATTGCACCTGCATTAAATATTATTGACCAAAGTACTGGTGAATCAAAAGGTAAACAATTAATGTTTTGGGTTTATTTCCCTGAAGCAAGATATGTATTTGCTAATTATGATGTGTATAATCGTCAGAATGATGCAGAGAATAGAACTTTTGATGATATCTTTTGGAAAAGAATGTTTAATAGTTACATAGTAAAACGTTCTAATGTTTATGATAGAAATAATAAAGATTATCTGAAAGGATTAGATTTAATATTGGAATCAGATAACATTAAAGAGGATATGTTTAATCTTGAACACGATATGTGGCATTTCTAA
- a CDS encoding aminotransferase class I/II-fold pyridoxal phosphate-dependent enzyme, which translates to MIIDFRSDTVTRPSKDMLDFMMSAEVGDDVFGDDESVNTLQNKAAQMFGKQDALFCPSGTMTNQIAIKIHTNSPGEVICDELSHVYKYEGGGIGFNSGLATKLIQGDKGRLTAQQIEEAINPDDIHFSPTQLVSLENTCNKGGGSIYELEEIKKINLLCKQKGLKLHLDGARIFNAIIESNYSTQDIGNQFDTISVCLSKGLGAPVGSLLIGSLEDIKKAKRIRKIFGGGMRQAGYLAAAGIFALQNNIERLRDDHVRAKIIAETLSSLNWIINVLPVYTNIVIFEIRKGLNLQDTIKILDDNGIKVAAFGPNHIRIVTHLDITDDSLTNAISILKKINI; encoded by the coding sequence ATGATTATTGATTTTAGAAGTGATACAGTAACTCGTCCCTCTAAGGATATGCTTGATTTTATGATGTCAGCAGAGGTTGGTGATGATGTGTTTGGAGATGATGAATCAGTTAATACTTTGCAAAATAAAGCTGCTCAAATGTTTGGTAAACAAGATGCCTTGTTTTGTCCTTCAGGTACTATGACCAATCAAATTGCCATAAAAATCCATACGAATAGTCCTGGAGAAGTTATTTGTGATGAGTTATCTCATGTCTATAAATATGAGGGGGGAGGTATTGGTTTTAATTCTGGATTGGCAACAAAACTTATTCAAGGTGATAAGGGGAGGTTAACTGCTCAACAAATTGAAGAAGCTATAAACCCTGATGACATTCATTTCTCACCAACTCAATTGGTAAGCTTAGAAAATACTTGTAACAAAGGGGGAGGAAGTATTTATGAGTTGGAAGAAATTAAAAAAATTAACTTGTTGTGTAAACAAAAAGGGTTAAAACTTCATTTAGACGGTGCTAGAATTTTTAATGCCATTATTGAATCCAATTATTCTACTCAAGATATAGGGAATCAATTTGACACTATTTCTGTATGTCTTTCAAAAGGTTTAGGAGCGCCTGTCGGCTCGTTATTAATAGGAAGTTTGGAAGATATAAAAAAGGCGAAGAGAATTAGAAAAATTTTTGGAGGAGGGATGAGACAAGCTGGGTATCTTGCTGCTGCTGGAATATTTGCCTTACAAAACAATATTGAACGATTACGAGATGACCATGTTAGAGCTAAAATAATAGCTGAAACATTATCTTCATTAAACTGGATTATTAATGTTTTACCAGTATATACCAATATTGTTATTTTCGAAATTAGAAAAGGTTTAAACCTTCAGGACACCATAAAAATTTTAGATGATAATGGAATAAAGGTAGCTGCTTTTGGACCGAACCATATACGGATAGTTACTCATTTAGATATTACAGATGATTCATTAACAAATGCAATTAGTATTTTAAAAAAAATAAATATTTAA
- a CDS encoding DUF3109 family protein, which translates to MIQIQDTIVSELLLDKKFVCNLNACKGACCIEGDAGAPLEENELEELENVFPHVKEYLTQESINALEQDLYTIDTDGDFVTQLVNNKACAFVFLDDKKVAKCSIEQAFLDGKVSFKKPISCHLFPVRIKSFKSFLAVNYEEIEICSDACTLGKELGVKTYQFLKEPLIRRFGEEWFNELELVDKHLNH; encoded by the coding sequence ATGATACAAATACAAGATACCATTGTTTCTGAATTGTTGTTGGATAAGAAGTTTGTTTGCAATTTGAACGCTTGTAAAGGTGCTTGTTGCATTGAAGGCGATGCTGGAGCGCCTCTTGAAGAGAATGAATTAGAAGAGTTAGAAAATGTCTTCCCTCATGTAAAGGAATATTTAACACAAGAGTCTATCAATGCACTTGAACAAGATTTATATACGATAGATACTGATGGTGATTTTGTTACCCAATTGGTAAACAATAAAGCTTGTGCTTTTGTTTTTTTAGATGATAAAAAAGTAGCCAAATGCTCCATAGAACAAGCCTTTTTAGATGGTAAGGTTTCATTTAAAAAACCAATCAGCTGCCATTTGTTTCCGGTACGAATAAAATCTTTTAAGTCGTTTTTGGCTGTAAACTATGAGGAAATTGAAATATGTAGTGATGCTTGTACTTTAGGAAAAGAATTGGGAGTAAAAACCTATCAATTTTTAAAAGAACCTTTGATTAGAAGATTTGGAGAGGAATGGTTTAACGAACTTGAGTTGGTCGACAAACACTTGAATCATTAG
- the ispG gene encoding (E)-4-hydroxy-3-methylbut-2-enyl-diphosphate synthase, which produces MYCNSLTNYQRFKTREVKVGNIGIGGDNPIRIQSMTTTDTMDTQATVEQSIRMIDAGCEIVRITAPSIKEAENLANIKAELLKRGYTTPLVADIHFTPNAAEVAAKIVEKVRVNPGNYADKKKFETIEYTDETYNAELARLRERFIPLVKICKEHGTAMRIGTNHGSLSDRIMSRYGDSPMGMVESAMEFLRICREFDYHDIVLSMKASNTLVVVQAYRLLVDKMIAENMNYPLHLGVTEAGDGEDGRIKSAVGIGTLLEDGLGDTIRVSLTEDPEFEIPVAKELVARYNNRIGHDSIEEIKNYPITPFEYNKRNTNEVVNFGGSNVPRVVTDFCAKEKVTPASLFALGYQYSVPLDKWNITDSACDYIFLGNKTIDFEVPGTLGLIYNYKTWLTIRNNFNAYPFLDAKQYLTTSDISDKLNIVYVTLPDLSSALISKLKSDKTIVLMIDTYNAHGMAEQRKLFVELINNNCKTPVIIGRAYGDLTPEQLQLHASTDIGALLVDGLGDGVFIAAENCGSDKMVNDTAFGILQATRTRISKTEYISCPSCGRTLFDLQETTAKIRAVTSHLKGVKIGIMGCIVNGPGEMADADYGYVGTGVGKITLYKEKNVVKRNVPEKEAVEELINLIKEHGDWVEIES; this is translated from the coding sequence ATGTATTGCAACAGTTTAACCAATTATCAGCGTTTTAAAACCCGAGAAGTAAAAGTAGGCAACATTGGTATTGGAGGAGATAATCCCATCCGTATCCAATCCATGACTACTACCGACACCATGGACACCCAAGCTACTGTTGAGCAAAGCATACGAATGATTGATGCAGGTTGCGAAATTGTTAGAATAACCGCTCCCAGCATTAAAGAAGCTGAAAATTTAGCCAACATAAAAGCTGAATTGTTAAAAAGAGGTTATACAACACCATTGGTTGCAGATATCCATTTTACACCAAATGCTGCTGAAGTTGCTGCTAAAATTGTAGAAAAGGTTAGAGTAAATCCAGGCAATTATGCCGACAAAAAGAAATTTGAAACAATTGAATATACCGATGAAACATACAATGCTGAACTAGCAAGATTAAGAGAGCGTTTTATTCCTTTGGTGAAAATCTGTAAAGAACACGGTACTGCCATGCGAATAGGAACTAACCATGGTTCGTTATCGGATAGGATTATGAGTCGTTATGGCGATTCACCAATGGGAATGGTAGAATCCGCTATGGAGTTTTTACGTATTTGTAGAGAATTTGATTACCACGATATTGTACTTTCGATGAAAGCAAGCAACACCTTGGTTGTTGTTCAAGCGTACCGATTGTTAGTGGATAAAATGATTGCTGAAAACATGAATTATCCGTTACATTTAGGCGTAACCGAAGCTGGTGATGGAGAGGATGGAAGAATAAAGTCGGCGGTTGGAATTGGCACTTTGTTAGAAGATGGTTTAGGCGATACCATTCGTGTATCGTTAACCGAAGACCCAGAGTTTGAAATTCCTGTAGCAAAAGAATTGGTTGCTCGCTACAACAACAGAATAGGGCATGATTCAATTGAGGAAATTAAAAACTATCCCATTACTCCATTTGAATACAACAAAAGAAACACTAACGAAGTTGTAAATTTTGGAGGTTCCAACGTACCAAGAGTGGTTACCGATTTTTGTGCGAAAGAAAAAGTAACTCCAGCCTCTTTATTTGCTTTAGGCTATCAGTATTCTGTCCCTTTAGACAAATGGAATATTACAGATTCAGCATGTGATTATATATTTTTAGGTAACAAAACAATTGATTTTGAAGTACCAGGAACTTTAGGTCTCATTTACAATTATAAAACATGGTTAACCATTCGAAACAATTTTAACGCTTATCCTTTTTTAGATGCCAAACAATATTTAACTACTTCAGATATATCTGATAAATTGAATATCGTTTATGTAACATTACCCGATTTAAGTTCAGCATTGATAAGCAAACTAAAATCAGACAAAACGATTGTTTTAATGATTGATACTTACAATGCACATGGTATGGCAGAACAGCGTAAACTATTTGTTGAATTAATAAATAACAATTGTAAAACACCTGTTATTATTGGTAGAGCTTATGGTGATTTAACACCCGAACAGTTACAACTACATGCATCTACAGACATAGGAGCTCTTTTGGTGGATGGGCTTGGTGATGGCGTTTTTATTGCTGCTGAAAACTGTGGTAGTGATAAAATGGTAAATGATACGGCTTTTGGGATTTTACAAGCCACTAGAACTCGTATTTCAAAAACCGAATACATTTCTTGCCCAAGTTGTGGTAGAACGTTGTTTGATTTACAAGAAACTACAGCAAAAATACGTGCCGTAACCTCTCATTTAAAAGGAGTTAAAATTGGTATTATGGGTTGTATTGTAAATGGTCCAGGAGAAATGGCTGATGCCGACTATGGGTACGTTGGAACTGGAGTTGGAAAAATTACACTATACAAAGAAAAGAATGTGGTAAAACGTAACGTACCAGAAAAAGAGGCTGTTGAAGAATTAATCAACTTAATTAAGGAACATGGCGATTGGGTTGAAATAGAAAGCTAA